From Falco cherrug isolate bFalChe1 chromosome 4, bFalChe1.pri, whole genome shotgun sequence, one genomic window encodes:
- the CCDC71 gene encoding coiled-coil domain-containing protein 71 isoform X1 produces MNIAVNNVEEKAVHSWSRISSAGQKVLEEALRVFNPMSKDLSDTETQLVAFIQGLKEEGYQPTILRSKDVYGYSSCTADIPSHTKESTPHNCAKASDSAKGPARNAAAVAEVSASLSSVSVNTLKVSAQPISKGNSTNLLLSSLKQTRSGTSKAAAVGFPTSMYPDVYPAMRLSVVLEALVPLKTAASCLESKYTQGHLGILPSDLKLLKASDPLRRFSSGKTTKITEGKGYKRLIKKAPDSSTLALKLLKGPKGGVLQESNACKASGVLNGRVTGSLSQGCTTASQSKTLKIRGKEALVGKIDWKDSSTHRESVGQKKRRAAEAREAPQRKKANTIPIRNKSQRAPSTLSLLKFRAIKVGNSSSDDEVRRRAQKILRVNLSPVIRIQPLSHSHSIP; encoded by the coding sequence ATGAATATTGCAGTGAAcaatgtggaagaaaaagctgtcCATTCCTGGTCGAGAATTTCCTCTGCGGGACAGAAAGTGCTGGAGGAAGCCCTCCGAGTCTTCAACCCAATGTCCAAGGACCTTTCAGACACAGAGACTCAGCTGGTGGCCTTCATTCAGGGCCTGAAGGAGGAGGGCTACCAGCCCACAATTCTGAGGAGTAAGGATGTGTATGGGTACAGCTCGTGCACAGCAGACATACCAAGCCACACAAAAGAGAGCACTCCTCACAACTGTGCCAAGGCCAGCGACTCTGCTAAGGGTCCAGCCAGAAATGCCGCAGCTGTGGCAGAAGTGTCTGCTTCGCTGAGCAGTGTTTCAGTGAACACTTTGAAAGTCTCTGCTCAGCCCATCTCTAAAGGGAATTCCACAAACCTCCTTCTGAGCTCCTTGAAGCAGACAAGATCTGGCACGTCcaaggctgcagcagtgggCTTCCCTACAAGCATGTATCCTGATGTGTATCCAGCCATGAGACTGTCAGTGGTTCTGGAAGCTCTGGTGCCGCTGAAAACTGCCGCGTCCTGTTTGGAGTCCAAGTACACACAAGGGCATCTTGGAATCTTGCCCTCGGACCTTAAACTCCTCAAGGCTTCGGATCCACTGAGGCGATTTTCTTCAGGCAAGACCACTAAAATAACAGAAGGTAAGGGGTACAAGCGTTTGATAAAGAAAGCACCAGATTCTTCCACCCTCGCTTTAAAGCTTCTGAAGGGGCCAAAGGGTGGAGTGCTACAGGAGAGCAATGCTTGCAAAGCCTCGGGAGTTCTCAATGGGAGGGTCACGGGCAGCTTGTCCCAGGGCTGCACCACAGCATCGCAGTCCAAGACCCTGAAAATCAGAGGTAAGGAAGCTTTGGTGGGGAAAATAGATTGGAAAGACAGCAGCACTCACCGAGAGAGTGTtgggcagaagaaaagaagagctgcagaggcAAGAGAAGCACcgcagaggaagaaagcaaataccATTCCTATCCGAAATAAATCACAGCGGGCTCCAAGCACTTTAAGCCTGCTGAAATTCCGGGCCATCAAGGTGGGCAACTCTTCCTCTGATGATGAAGTGAGGAGGAGAGCACAGAAGATTCTTAGGGTCAATCTGTCCCCTGTAATCCGAATTCAGCCCTTGTCCCACTCTCATAGCATCCCCTGA
- the CCDC71 gene encoding coiled-coil domain-containing protein 71 isoform X2 produces the protein MNIAVNNVEEKAVHSWSRISSAGQKVLEEALRVFNPMSKDLSDTETQLVAFIQGLKEEGYQPTILRSKDVYGYSSCTADIPSHTKESTPHNCAKASDSAKGPARNAAAVAEVSASLSSVSVNTLKVSAQPISKGNSTNLLLSSLKQTRSGTSKAAAVGFPTSMYPDVYPAMRLSVVLEALVPLKTAASCLESKYTQGHLGILPSDLKLLKASDPLRRFSSGKTTKITEEFSESPAKSIAGKSGAEQHSLFLLGAGCC, from the exons ATGAATATTGCAGTGAAcaatgtggaagaaaaagctgtcCATTCCTGGTCGAGAATTTCCTCTGCGGGACAGAAAGTGCTGGAGGAAGCCCTCCGAGTCTTCAACCCAATGTCCAAGGACCTTTCAGACACAGAGACTCAGCTGGTGGCCTTCATTCAGGGCCTGAAGGAGGAGGGCTACCAGCCCACAATTCTGAGGAGTAAGGATGTGTATGGGTACAGCTCGTGCACAGCAGACATACCAAGCCACACAAAAGAGAGCACTCCTCACAACTGTGCCAAGGCCAGCGACTCTGCTAAGGGTCCAGCCAGAAATGCCGCAGCTGTGGCAGAAGTGTCTGCTTCGCTGAGCAGTGTTTCAGTGAACACTTTGAAAGTCTCTGCTCAGCCCATCTCTAAAGGGAATTCCACAAACCTCCTTCTGAGCTCCTTGAAGCAGACAAGATCTGGCACGTCcaaggctgcagcagtgggCTTCCCTACAAGCATGTATCCTGATGTGTATCCAGCCATGAGACTGTCAGTGGTTCTGGAAGCTCTGGTGCCGCTGAAAACTGCCGCGTCCTGTTTGGAGTCCAAGTACACACAAGGGCATCTTGGAATCTTGCCCTCGGACCTTAAACTCCTCAAGGCTTCGGATCCACTGAGGCGATTTTCTTCAGGCAAGACCACTAAAATAACAGAAG AGTTCAGCGAGTCACCAGCTAAGAGCATCGCAGGGAAgtcaggagcagagcagcacag CCTGttcctgctgggagctgggtgcTGTTAG
- the LOC129735834 gene encoding uncharacterized protein LOC129735834, which yields MNDGAGRRRRRLVLHVDLNNTVVAADAVSGQGPRAALNSFLSTVTWGRAGAAGEWQWASDRPSLGPPCPGALSYYRCHGRDPAFTETDPGRCFSSLHARHLRLLEWPGQPHDVLSVQGEPDLRYHLILPAFFRLLDTLHREGRAFSVIFRTFGTDLPRALRAVSCALAGQHPQFPTLRDVALPVDLTPGRIRCSKREVVLTRGAERLATREDGRKLYDYFSSFQGIGGFQDHFDWWARNQFSSQGGKPLWIDPHDPSVHHIFIDDNIRLDDADTIVHPQVFSEQGSSSPRCAPTSELYNVCLVQTDLLEAIADEDYFLRCVRRCEENYERYLACAGKDTLSQQ from the exons ATGAACGACGGGGCCGGGCGGCGACGGCGGCGGCTGGTGCTGCACGTGGACCTGAACAATACGGTGGTGGCGGCAGACGCAGTGTCGGGGCAGGGCCCGCGGGCGGCGCTCAACAGCTTCCTCAGCACCGTCACCTGGGGCCGCGCCGGAGCCGCCG GCGAGTGGCAGTGGGCAAGTGACCGCCCCTCCCTgggtcccccctgccccggtgCCCTCAGCTACTACCGCTGCCACGGCCGGGACCCCGCCTTCACCGAGACAGACCCGGGCCGGTGCTTCAGCAGCCTGCATGCCCGCCACCTGCGGCTGCTGGAGTGGCCGGGCCAGCCACACGATGTCCTCTCGGTGCAGGGGGAACCGGACCTGCGCTACCACCTGATCCTGCCTGCCTTCTTCCGCCTCCTGGACACCCTGCACCGGGAGGGGAGGGCGTTCTCTGTCATCTTCAGGACCTTCGGCACAGACCTGCCCCGTGCCCTCCGGGCCGTCAGCTGCGCCCTGGCTGGGCAGCACCCCCAGTTCCCCACCCTGCGGGATGTGGCG ctccctgtggACCTCACCCCTGGCCGGATTCGCTGCAGCAAGCGAGAGGTGGTGCTAACAAGGGGAGCAGAGCGGCTGGCCACCCGGGAAGATGGAAGAAAGCTTTATGATTACTTCAGCTCCTTTCAGGGAATTGGAGGCTTCCAAGACCACTTTGACTG GTGGGCCAGGAATCAGTTTTCTTCCCAGGGTGGGAAGCCCCTGTGGATTGACCCTCACGATCCCAGTGTTCACCACATATTCATCGATGACAACATCCGGCTGGACGATGCAGACACCATTGTTCATCCACAG GTGTTttcagagcagggcagcagcagccccaggtgTGCTCCCACCTCGGAGCTGTACAACGTTTGCCTGGTGCAGACTGACCTGCTGGAGGCCATTGCCGACGAGGACTATTTCCTGCGCTGCGTGAGGAGATGTGAGGAGAACTACGAACGCTACCTGGCCTGTGCAGGGAAGGATACCCTGAGCCAGCAGTAG